The Silene latifolia isolate original U9 population chromosome Y, ASM4854445v1, whole genome shotgun sequence sequence CTAATTTCGTTATCAGAAGGGAGCGTGAAGGTAGTGATGTAGGGAGTCCGGGGGTTGGGGGACCAAGAGGAGGAGGTGAGGGGAATTGAGTCTTTCCCAGTGGTAAACAGGTTGGCAAAATATTGAGTTATGTGGCTGTTGAGGGCATTGTGGCTAGAAATGGTCATGCCCACATCATTAGTCAGGGAGAGGATACGGTTGAAGCTCCTGCGGAGGGTGACAGATTTCTGGAAGAAGGAAGTGTTACGGTCACCATCAGTAAGCCAGTTAATGTGGGACCTATCCTTCCAGTAGTGGTGTTCGAAGTCAAGGACACAGTTTAAGTCATGGGTGAGAGAATCATTGAGGTTAATGAGGAAGCTAGAGGAGGGATGATTGCAGAGGTCCTTTTGGACCCCAAGGAGTCGAGAGGTAAGTCTCTCATTCTTTTTAGGTAGGCTACCAAAAGTAACGGCCGCCCAGTCACTAAGAGTAAGGCTGAGACTGGTGAGTTTGGCAGGGGGGCAACCGCACAGGGAGGGCCAGGTCGAAGACACAATAGGGAGAAAGAAAAGGGTCACAATTCCAGTAACTTTCATACTTGAAGGGTTTAGTCAAAGGGCGAGGAGGGATGGAAGTTTTAAGGATAATAGGGCAATGGTCCGAGGAGAGACGAGTCAAATGAAAGTTATGAGAGTTGGGGTATTGGTCAAGCTACAGTTGGTTCACCCAAGCCCGGTCAAGCCTTTCCAAGATAGGGTTAACACGTAGCTTGTTGGTCCAAGTGAACTTGGATCCGGAGAACCCAATGTCAATGAGGTCACAAGAGTCAAATGTGGTCTTGTATAAGTCAGCACGATTTAACTTGATGCCGCGGGCCCCATGTTTTTCGGAGGGACATGTGACTTCATTGAAATCACCCATGAACACCCAAGGGAGGTTATGATTGTCAGAGATATTAACAAGTTCAGTCCAAAGAGTGCGACACAAACGGAATTTCGGACTAGCATAAATAGCATAAAGGAGAAACTTAAAGGAAGTGAGGGGTACCTGAACCACCACATTAATGAGTTGACTGTGTTTGTTGAGGAGGGTGACCGTTGCCTTGCCCGAGTTCCACAAAATGATGATACCGCCAGTGAAGCCCACCGGGTCCAGAACCTCAAACGAGTCAAATGGGAGTTTACGCACAATGGTCAGCGAGTTAGGGGAGGTTACTATGGTTTCGGAGAGGGTAACAATGGAGGGGTTATGGGCATTGATGAGGTAAGCAAGGTGGTTACGGAAAGAGGGTCTAGCAATACCGCGATAGTTCCAGAACAGAATATTCATGTTTGGCGGGACAGATAGAAAATCATTTAGCTCTATTTGAGCCCTTGGATAGGCCACAGCCTCTTCCTCGTCTAGCACGCGGTCTGAATGTGCAGGAGGGGAGTTGGGTTTCATCTCGCACAAGGTTAAGAGGAGCTTCTTGTGAGCCGAGTTCGGCGCTCGATCCCAGCTACACCATATATCCAGGGCTCTCAGGCGGGTTACAGTTCGAAAATTTACGACTGCATTCGCGAAGCTCGCTACCCATAGGTCTTTGGATGTCGAATTCAATAGATAAATTTTTCTCAATTGAGGCAAGATGGGAATAGGATCCAGTAGAAATTATAGTTCGGGTTGGGCAGTCAAGGAcgggtggaggtggtgatgatgtTGCAGGAACCACATCAAGAAGCAAACCAGTACAGAGGGCAGGTTGGGTAGGTCTGAAATGTCGATTAGATGGGCCGGGTGGAGGCAGCCCGAGAGCATCCGGGTGTTTATGAGACAAATGTTTTTGCAGGATGGGGGCGGGTTGTAAGGATTTGCGAGTATTGACCGGAGGTTTGGTACGGTTACTTGAAGCGAGACGAGGCGACGTTCGTAGGTAAAGGTGGTCTCGTTGACTGGTAATTCTGGTAGGGTGAGTTGTGGGGGTTGGTAAAAGTCCTCTGGACTCGCCTCTGGGTGAAAGAGGAGGAGGGTGATTTTTTTCCGGAGTGGTGGAGGGGGTTGAAAAAGAGGTGTAGGTGGTATGTAGGAGGTTGGGACAGAAAGAAGGAGTGGTGTCGGCAGGGTCGGGTTCAGGTCCATATGTGGGGGAGAGGATGGTGTCGTCATTTtgtggaggggggggggggggagctgGGAGTTTTCGATTTGAGTAGGGAGAGTGAGAAAATGGGTAAGGGAGGGTTAAATAAAGGCTGGTTAAGGATAGAGGAAAGGGAGGAAAAACCAAAATTATGGTCAAAGTTGAAATTGAAGAGGGAAAAGGGGGAGGTGGGGTTAATATCAGAGCACAAATCAGAAAGGGCAAGGGTAGGCTTTCTAATTTGGGATAAAGGGGTTAATTTAGAGGGAGGGAAAGAAACTTTACCAGTTTCATGGAATGGGACAATGGTCCAATTATCAGATTGGGAAAAGGATGGGTCCCTTTCAAGATCAGCCACAGACTGTAAAGTGGCCTTGTCACTATCACTAAGTGGCCTTATCACTATCACTAGTACCATGTGCAGCTACAACAGTCGTAGAGGGAGTAGCAGGGGTTGAACATACCCCTTTGAAAAACCCATGGCAAATACCACAATAGATCTGCTTATCCGCCAACTTAATTTCCTGACAAAATTTACCAAGCCACACCTTATTCGGGATCGGCTTAGATTGATCCAAGTGAACCGAGATACGGGTAAACCTGGCATTATTTCTGTTTAATCCGTTGGGGTCATGTTTGATGAAAATCCCGATTGAATTTCCAATAGCTTTGAGGATGTCGGGACGGTGGTACTCGATGGGAACCTCGGGGAGGATTAACCTAGTGGGAATAGTCGTAATTGATGCTGATGATGGTTGGAAATTGGGTTTCCACGGTTGGACATGGAGGTAGTAGCCTTGAATGAACCAGGGACAGTTCTCAATTATGTTGGTAAGTTCCGAAATCGACTCGGGTTTACAAAAATAGAACCCTTTGCCGAGGCCGATGAGTTGGAGATTTTTTTTGCACTTCCAAAGAGTCTTGATGGAGGCGGCGAGGTGGCCGGAATCAATTGATTTCCCGGTCAGTTTGATAATTATGGTGTTTTCCCATTTGGAGCGGATTGAATTAACAACTTGTTGAGGTAAAGCAATTGATGGGTCGGATGTTTTCTGGGAATTATCCGGGTTTGGGGAGAAAATTGAGAATTTGGGTTTATCAGTGGATTGATGAGGATTGAGAATGGAATTTGTTAGGGCAGATTTATATGTGATCGGCGGTGGGTTTTTTGGTGGCAGAGTtggtttggtaggtgacggtgGAGGTGACGATTTACATGACGAAGGGCGTTGACCAGAGTGCGTGCTGTCGACTGACTCAGAGAGGGTGGAAGGGGTGGGTAACAAGGCGGTTGGTGGGGGACAACGGTTCCAGGTGGTGGTGATGTGTGGTGGTTCAGGTTGGCGGTTGTGTTTTTGGTGTTGAGGACGCTCATTGTTGGTGAAAATCTAGAAGGCTCTCACATCTCTCTACTTTTTGTATTTCCTTATGAACCGTTGCATTTATTTGTGGGTGTAGTATTGTGAGTCATTTGCACATAGCCAAATTTACGTACCATCAAAATATTCATGTTTTCAAATTGCATATCATAGTCTTACATACGAAGTGAAAAAAAAATGGATAAATACATTTAGGTCGTTCACGCGTAATTTAGTCTTAGGCCACATTTGAAATTGCATTAATCATCATACataatattttcaaaaaaaaaaatagttttttctcttttaacaaataGAGGtctgattttttatttttatttttttcatcccccttttttttaatttaaaaaaaagctcatttttggtcCATAGTAGGAATTCGTTTTGAGTCTTATTACGCATCGAGTCATTCCTTTAATTCCAGTACAACTGTCCCAGATTTCTACTTCTAGAATCATGTCAACCAGTttgaaaagaaaatagaaaataagCACAAACATGccaataaaataagataaatcaCTCTTACAATCAATCTCATAACTTTGTTGCTGACATTACCAAATAACATGTAATTTACAATGTCTAATTAAAATAGGACCATCCTAATCCTCTTTGAGTTGCATAAATAAAAAAGAAcatatgtcatttttattagtcacttgttctactCTTTACCCTTAACTAGTAAAATAGGCTCGAAATACTTTAGGGCGTATCTCTTTAGTGTAGATCAATCGACCTCTTAGAGTCAGCCTGAACGAGGGTGTGCATTTGATCACCTTTTCCATctcttgtggtgtgataattccttgatcgcTGTGTCTCTATCTAGGTGACCTCTAGGTTTGGAGACTCAATCTTTCTACCTGATTCATCCATTTGACTACCAAGTAAGCACAAATTGCTTTCTACCAAATTTATCAATTTTCCATATCTCAAATGATTACCAGATGAGCACAACTCAtatgatcgaccattttagcaaatATTGTCAACcattctgtagacacctcatttctgcacctcccgccaaccacccagtgatgattgggccgcatgtctgattatgcggagcgatttatgacatttcataAGTTCATCGACACGTGATACTCAAACaatcgagtcaacctcatggtcgtcatctacgcgcccatatggtcattttgacagtaattataattcatttggagtccgggtcaaaaaccgctaccattttctaaaccgtctaaaacccgagtcggaatattctcgAATTTTCCGAAGtaatattcctaaattttatctattatcacgaaaatatctaccttgcggaataaggaagcctacatcttccctaattcctaaaatcaaccgcggaaatctttcttgctaagGAGGAAACTGCTCAAGAGAAAACGCAGCAGGTGGTGCGCCTCTTGGAAAGATCGCAgttcctactgcgcctcttcctggccTGCTTTTTCTCCAGTTTCCAGATTTCCGCCGGATTTCTTTCCTATCCCTacttttaccataattcctccgtgtgattagtataaatagaggcctccgcctcacatattcttcacgcgagtgtccgcccttctcttctccctttgcattctaagaccgtgctcttacTTTTCGGCGCCTACGTGCTCGCTccttgtgaccacgtaagctcagatcattctgaataccagtcacgtttgcatgaccgaccaatttgaccactacactttaatcaacttgttctaaatcctctttagagggcactttcatacTACATCGAGCTGAGCAATCACTaatacgacaacttagttaatctcgcttcgtcaaacatgtaagtctgtggGTGTAAAACCCACATTATTTACggtattttattttgtatcaattaatgtacgagtttacgtcataagcatgctcaaaaccgttttcaaaatcacgttttaaaacccttttaacGGAACAGGAAAGAGGcaccgtcgagaagaaacgcaatagctgttgcgccttctggaatggtcacagcacttgctgcgcctattccagagTCTGcttatgtaatactacggttttctatgtctatgggtactctatcgagtgggacttactctgtcgagtaagtatgtttttatacgaaatagtagtctgcctgatgggtactcgatcgagtatgtgtgacactcgatcgagtaagtcacttactcgatcgagtaagttggtcttacgggttgttttagctgggttttgttaataacgcgtgattagtatttaagggttccgtcatctttcttaatcacttttacttttctaaaaacctttcaaagagagaaaagaattACGTTGCTTTGTTCTTTGCGTtattatcaaatcccaaaggctaaggttgtcggatcgtcgtgttctttacgccgttgagttcgtcgtgtcaagggtaagatccttgtatagtttttatattgttttgttgattttgtttaaaaccctaattgggtagaattgggggttttgggagtattgtgtttattagatggtgattgtatgattgtatgtttgataggaggtgaatTCGTAGAAGGACGCTTTTGATCCGCTTCTTGTGATTGTTGATCGATGATTTcatctcaggtagggtttccctactcagttattgtattaatGATTATAATATGGTTGTTTGGTTGATTGGCatgatgattatatcgtaattggtattggcattgttttacattgatattgtgattggttgttgattgattttatgtggttctcgaggtgcgccctcggctgagtggagtcacttgcgggagtggcttcacgccttgattctccccttgtggttcccgtcacaacgggaatgtgcacattaaggaacatgggttattcgctcgatggagatgagcggggcttaggtgggaacggctgcggtcccccactggcggtgaggagtaTCTGTTGCAATGGATATTTtggcagagctacacacttttgtgtgtagtcagatgattggtgatgtgacggtgttggagattgtgattgtgtatctgttgttgtttatcttatattgtttatgcagtaactgaccccgtttaaatgttttaaaaactgtggtgatccattcgggggtggggagcagttgtttagcaggtatgTCTTGGATACGCGCGAGATCTAGCTGGGGATAGAGTCGTCACATATCAGAGaatttagtcttccgctgtgtttgttaaggcAGTTTCACTTAGTTGGTTTACagttttgagaacagttgtattttactttaccgTTTTGGGTTTTAGATATGTAATCAATTAaaacttatttatctaaagtatgtttctttatggtcaatttagtatacattgcctcgggtaaccgagatggtagcactttcatgcattaggtggtcctggtaaggcaccttggtgtatgggggtgttacagcttaGCCGctgttgctcttcttcttcttcttcttcttcttcttcttcttcttcttcttcttcttcttcttcttcttcttcttcttcttcttcttcttcttcttcttcttctttctcgcGTTTCTTCATTATTTTATTCGAAGGTCTTCTTCCATCTTATTCCTTATTCCTTTCAAGTTTTCATCTTTTGTCATTTAAAAAGTTGTTTTATAAAATACTTTTCAATAAttccgacctaaatcccttataatttgatatttgcgggttttcgtcattaaattcgaacccggatttaagaggctcgatgtaacacccccatactccaagtgccttaccaggaccactcaggtataaggatgccaccatctcggttccccgaggcaatgataatcataagacaataacgaaacatacttaaaagtatataatttttaaagtgattacatagcaattccaaactgataaaagaaatacaagattctcagacggtctactgctaaaactatcaaagctataaaacatcgtctgacacagcggaagacttctaactgccacgtgatgactcatcccagctatcccatacgcgtcatatcatacctgctcaataactgctcaccacctccgaatggatcaccacagtttttaaaacatttaaacggggtcagtactaatcacacaattcaatatatatatcaacaataagataaacagacagtttaaccgtcacacacacaaccacaccaattccaacaatctcaatcaccgatcctTTGGTCCACGGACCACGCCGAGTGGGagagaccgcagccgtacccaccaaatccccgctcctcataatgagcgataaccttgtccattaatgtgcacatcccttctgtggcgggttccacagaaggcgaaactagggcgtgaagccactcccgcaagtgacctcactcagccgaggacacgcctcgagaaccagagaccacaatcacaatcacaatcacaatcacaatcacaatcacaatcacaatcacaaccgtcacaatacaattactatatcaaacaatcaatctcaacacatcaacaatcatcccattatgggactaataatgagtaggaaatcctacctggaacagcaacacaatcagacggtctcaacagctgtataaaaaagcctcttctacaaatccttctcctatcatacatacacataatcactaccaatcattatctacaacaaaatccccaatcccaaaattagggtttaacgaaacttgacgaaatactataaaattggtatgtagatcttaccctcgacgcaaggatcacaaaggtataaagaacgatggaatccgacctctcaagctccgggatttgtcaacaacacggatgaatgcgaagaacgtaacttgaatctcccttttaatgttattaggtttgtaaaagtgtattatgaaagtgacggaaagatttatatattaatccgtgttattaacaaaacccgtcgaattatcacccgataaccgagctactcgatcgagtaccttagctactcgatcgagtgcccccttactcgatcgagtatcctagttactcgatcgagtaccccaacagtcgaaactattttaaaacgcattcacccttactcgacagagtaaggcctactcgatagtacccaaagactcataaatatggagtattacagtcttccctccttaaaaagaacttcgtccccgaagttcaacccatacataaaaacaaacatactaactcggtcaagacgcaacaaagctactaagaactcaaaacaaaaccctaacttacagaacatgaaaccatgaactcttaacaccaactctaccaactattcctacctccacacctcgctcacgatgtcgtatcaactacatcataaactctcccgacactaactccatacataaccaactacataaacatcaaacggaatgttacattctaccacccttaaaaggaacttcgtcctcgaagtttactcacactcataacctcatcatccaactgtcaacactatcgaagtattctcgcattcctaacatcgaactactacaagcacgtccatgaccttttaacactatcaaccacaacatatacaaatccatatcttatgctacaccaacactctacttccaaatatactaccatatgtacaaccatcaaaatctcttttatcgcatcctactcctcttaagataaatgttacgtcctcgtaactcactaatactaaatcctagatatatcttttcattatcttcatcaccaccgcatgtcaaagataaccacctagaacctaaacactcgccatgcacatatccaaggctctcttacttaaacaactctcatacttcacttcactcgtcacaccacctaacctataccacaaaatccttaacttaatccaaaacttcacttgttccctattaccgcaacatgacacacctctctatataaactacataaaactcttatcgtcaaaagcataattcacgatccacacttgttacgtacactcacactagatcctcaagttcttttctttattaccgcaaaactcatacaaaacttaacatgacactatttcccaacaccctacactcactgtcccaaaatctgattatgaaccacctgcagcgtccagatcaatacaacacatgttccaccgatcacttaccatgactatgtctaaagcctcatcttaaaacaagatcaaaagtactgtaacaacttctgacgactgtgtcccatcaacagaatgtcactataccatgacaacaaccgtcccttgggatccgacctttacttaccgctctactaagagtagtttgttgagattataaatagtgttttgatTGGTAAGCTTAGACGACAAAATTTCAACCGAATCAACAATTAAATGATAAAAGACTcattttttgtaaataaatacAGCATTGAAACGGAGTAGGGATAAACATACCTCACAGCAAATCCACATAAGCAATCCGTCACATAAGCTAGGctcgtctcgtaaaaccgtctcacaaaacccatcTCCTAAAATACGAttataatacaaatacgtataaatatactaaatcatttatacaaatatgtataaatatactaatataatACGTATACGACCAAATAAACCCGTCTTATACAACTacccaaaacccgactcaaactagaccaccaccaccacacctccCCACCATGGGCCACCACCCTGCCATGGTTAGTCTGGTCTACCCAGGTCAGCCCTAGCCACCAACTACGGCCACCCTACCCTACAACCCACACCAAGCAACAACAACACCACAACACTCCTCCACTGGCCCTTGCTGCCGCCTGTCACCACCGTGGTCCCCCTGACCACGGTGGACCCAGCAGCCGCCCTTCACGCCGGTGGTGCCGCCACCACAAcagaaacaacaacaacatacaagAACAACAATAAACAATAACATCAACCCGACACCTCccttttctccctcatttccgcCACCTACAACCGCCCTCACCGCCACCCATGAACACCCCTAAACTCACCCCTCAACCCTTGACCTATATCTACTCAAGACCAGACCTAAACCGACCCGAAACACCCTCAAAACCATAGCCCTAACCCGAGTCaccaaaaacccaaaaatccctTTTTTCAACTCGGTCAAAGCCCTATATGGGCGGTCAACGGCAGTTCATTGGTGGTCAAAGGCAGGTCAATGATAGGTCAAGGTCGGGACAGGTCAAAGgtataaaataaataacataaaggcTAGCATAATacggtcttaccttacgaactcgaggcggagggacaaaatcccCATATCTTCCaatctctctcttttctctctttttctctctataATTTGAGGGTGGATTTTATGACATTGCAAATGGATAAGGGTAAGGTATAAGggagtgtgtgtttgtgtgtgtgtgtgtgtgtgtgtgtgtatatatatatatatatatatatatatatatatatatatatatatatatatatatatatatatatatagggtgaGTATATGTATGGGGTGAGTATATGTATGTTTATACATATATCGTATTATTAttcttatcattattattattattattattattattattacaattattattattattatttcgtctCAAGTCCAACTCgttaaatacaataaaatattattgttattattatataattattaaatacggagtattacaatctccccccttaaaataaacttcgtccccgaagtttcaccTCACTCTTCCCTTTTCGACTATTCCCTCAAGTCTCATGTGCACGCTCTTCCTAAAGTTCGGTGTTCCATTCTCACTACTTCCCCACAACTCTCACTATTTCCTTACATTCCGTACTTCCTTTTTCCTAAAGTTctgaattgttacattcactccccctaaaagagaacttcgtcccgatgtTCAACTATCAACCTCAAAATACGATCTCATACACTCATTACTAAATTCCCCAAATGACCAAGTTCCAGCTTCAAAACTCTCTCCTACTTATTGTAAATCCATAATAAATCAGATATGGTCCTTATGCCATTGATATAACCCTactctacgagcctcccaaacGTCAAGGTATAAGGTCCAGCCAACGGTTCAAAACCCTAATCCCATAACAACacccaactcaattggttctaagtctACGCATACGTCTCGTGGTATAACTTGATCATTACTACACACATAAATATCACGTCTAATATCATACATGCACATGTATGCAAATCAATCACGAACATGAAGACTCTACGAAACAACCAAATGATATAACGTCAATCGTCATGTGAATCAACTATgctcaacattcccattttccggacaccatgccacgcatataccacGTCAAAtctaccacatgatcacacatgtgtttttaACATCCATTCCCATCTATCACCAACGCTTCCGCTCATACGGAAGACCATATAAACAATCATGAAAATGACCGCTATGTCACACACACATTGTAACCCAATTACACATGTCacgctaataactttcatccaaGTCTCATTTTTACATAGCAAAGCCGCAAAATGTGGTTAAACACAAACAATTCATAAGGTCTCATTCTTATGGGGTCAACATGTCCATCCGACGTGAACTAACCATCATAATTTATTAACATAAGGGTATACACACAATCAGGTCTAGTACTGACAAAAACAAGGGCCAAagcagaccactcggtcgagtgtaagaGGTCATTCGGCCGAGTAGGAGGCCACTCGGTCTAGTGCatagtgcactcggtcgagtgtcacctgggtatAACATTTCCGTTCTCAAACCCATTCTCAAACTTTTCTATCCCATCACATAGATGCTAATGAATCCCGATGGTGACTAATATACCATTAAACAATCGAATCAAACACAGCTATTGGCCTGATGGCCATCATTACTACACAGCTTAAACAAAATATCCAAGGCATACAGCCAACACAAACATACTATTTCATCACCAACAACTGCGCTGTAGTGCGACACTCTAGTCACATCGGTAAACACAACACTTACTCTAACTCAGAGGGACGACCTAATCACTCATCACTCTCAGGGGATAGTAATAACATAATCACTCACTTAAACACTACAACAAGGTCACGATGCATGTAATACCCGGCctttgtgggacccgtacttagaccttggGACGCGTGAGAGGACCTTTAGACCGATAAGAGATCACTCGGGAGGGAAGGATAGCCTTACAGTAGACTTAGACTAGACCAAGTAAGTGCTGCAGCGGATCGagtgggtccactcggtcgagtgaagagtatactcgaccgagtgagttcactcgaccgagtggagttctaatcgaccgagtgagtccactcgaccgagtggacttggcactcggtcgagtgacactgTTTTCAGAAAATGGGATTAAACCCCCTTTcttccctaaccctaaaatcatttccaccttcctccttatctctccaaactctctcccttctctctaaacccttACAAACACCTTCTACTTAGGATTGAAGCTTGGATTAGAAGATCTGCCATCtttctcttcatctccttcacctagtaagtaaagatctccccttttctagtcttttaaaccctaacttttaggGGAATTCattatgggtaattaattagtgattAGTATGTGTATTTGGGGTAATTAATGGGCAATAATAAGAggctttgtagtgtatattagtataGGATGCATTGTGATATTTATCATGTGATTTTTATAGGATGAGATggttccttgagacggttttggtctggattcgagtagcttgaggagattgctaaaaggtaggttaatcctactcggtttcaataatgtgatttTTTTATGTTGATATTTTAGTTAGTCTTACATAATTAGGGTAtctgcattataacatgtttagtggtaatcacatcattaagaggatAATTATGATATGTTGGTTGTGGTTCATGTATTGGTCATTATCATATT is a genomic window containing:
- the LOC141630042 gene encoding uncharacterized protein LOC141630042; this translates as MKPNSPPAHSDRVLDEEEAVAYPRAQIELNDFLSVPPNMNILFWNYRGIARPSFRNHLAYLINAHNPSIVTLSETIVTSPNSLTIVRKLPFDSFEVLDPVGFTGGIIILWNSGKATVTLLNKHSQLINVVVQVPLTSFKFLLYAIYASPKFRLCRTLWTELVNISDNHNLPWVFMGDFNEVTCPSEKHGARGIKLNRADLYKTTFDSCDLIDIGFSGSKFTWTNKLRVNPILERLDRAWVNQL